One stretch of Marinobacterium iners DNA includes these proteins:
- a CDS encoding YebC/PmpR family DNA-binding transcriptional regulator — protein MAGHSKWANIKHRKAAQDAKRGKIFTKLIRELTVAAKEGGGTPEDNPRLRAAMDKALGANMKKDTIEKAIQRGAGGGEGDNYDELTYEGYGPNGVAILVECMTDNVNRTVSQVRAAFNKAGGNLGTNGSVAYLFEKKGQISFGEGADEDAIMEAALESGADDVVTNEDGSIDVFAPWQEFMDVKQSLVDAGFEPVYAEVGMIPSTTVELDVESGQKALKLIDALEDLDDTQNVYHNAEIPEEAME, from the coding sequence ATGGCAGGTCATTCCAAGTGGGCTAACATCAAGCACCGCAAGGCGGCTCAGGACGCCAAGCGCGGCAAGATCTTCACCAAGCTGATTCGTGAGTTGACCGTCGCCGCCAAAGAGGGTGGTGGCACTCCGGAAGACAACCCGCGTCTGCGTGCGGCGATGGACAAGGCGCTGGGCGCCAACATGAAGAAGGACACCATCGAAAAGGCGATTCAGCGTGGTGCAGGCGGTGGCGAGGGTGACAACTACGATGAGCTGACCTACGAAGGCTACGGCCCCAACGGCGTGGCCATTCTGGTCGAGTGCATGACCGACAACGTCAACCGTACCGTGTCTCAGGTGCGGGCTGCCTTCAACAAGGCGGGTGGCAACCTGGGTACCAACGGTTCGGTTGCCTATCTGTTCGAGAAAAAAGGTCAGATCAGCTTCGGTGAAGGCGCTGATGAAGACGCGATCATGGAAGCGGCGCTGGAATCGGGGGCTGATGACGTCGTCACCAACGAAGACGGCTCCATCGACGTGTTTGCGCCTTGGCAGGAGTTCATGGACGTGAAACAGTCGCTGGTAGATGCCGGGTTCGAGCCGGTTTATGCCGAGGTTGGCATGATTCCGTCCACTACGGTTGAGCTGGATGTGGAAAGCGGTCAGAAAGCGCTGAAGTTGATCGACGCGCTGGAGGATCTCGATGATACCCAGAACGTGTATCACAATGCCGAAATCCCCGAAGAAGCGATGGAATAA
- a CDS encoding IS4 family transposase has translation MSHHNTAFHQLLQPLSRHDFERTAREHHVGQKLRSASRWDQFIGIAMSQISGRQSLRDIESSLASQRHKLYHLGAKPIARSTLARLNEQQPAELYEAIFYKLLQRCSVRSNAHKFRFKNPLYSLDASTIDLSLNIFPWAKIHQSKAGVKLHTGLNNASLIPEFVALSDGREGDLIQGRQITFPAGSIVAFDKGYVDYRWYGELTKQKVSFVTRLRPKAVYQVQKSNPVRAETSVEYDQVIELSSQHAQKQGAPTLRLVGYNCPESGKHFRFITNNFKLAATTIASIYKDRWQVELFFKALKQNLKIKAFLGNSKNAVLTQIWIAMICYLLLSFARHSARQGWSVQRIMRTLQVSLFERIPLWALLNPPSLKPEKRDPQMRIPL, from the coding sequence TTGTCTCATCATAACACCGCGTTTCATCAGTTGCTCCAGCCTTTGTCCAGACACGATTTTGAGCGAACGGCTCGTGAGCATCATGTGGGGCAAAAGCTCCGTTCAGCTTCACGCTGGGATCAGTTCATTGGCATTGCGATGTCCCAGATTTCTGGCCGACAAAGTCTTCGCGACATCGAGTCTAGCCTCGCCAGTCAGCGGCATAAGCTCTACCACCTCGGAGCCAAGCCGATTGCTCGCTCAACCCTCGCCCGCCTCAATGAGCAGCAGCCTGCCGAGCTCTATGAGGCCATCTTTTATAAGCTTTTGCAGCGCTGTTCTGTGCGTTCAAATGCGCATAAATTTCGCTTCAAAAATCCACTTTATTCACTCGATGCCAGCACCATCGATCTGTCATTGAACATTTTCCCCTGGGCAAAAATCCATCAGTCAAAAGCTGGTGTAAAGCTGCATACTGGCCTGAACAACGCCAGCTTAATTCCCGAGTTCGTTGCGCTCAGTGATGGACGGGAAGGCGATTTGATTCAGGGGCGCCAGATCACCTTCCCGGCAGGCAGTATCGTGGCTTTTGATAAGGGCTATGTTGATTACCGCTGGTATGGAGAGCTAACAAAACAAAAGGTTAGCTTTGTCACGCGACTGAGACCCAAAGCTGTTTATCAGGTGCAGAAATCGAATCCAGTACGTGCCGAGACGTCGGTTGAGTACGATCAAGTGATTGAGTTGAGCAGTCAGCACGCGCAAAAACAGGGCGCACCCACGCTTCGATTGGTGGGGTATAACTGCCCGGAAAGCGGTAAACACTTCCGCTTTATCACCAACAACTTCAAGCTGGCCGCGACGACAATTGCGTCGATCTATAAGGATCGTTGGCAGGTGGAACTCTTCTTCAAAGCACTCAAGCAAAACCTGAAGATAAAGGCGTTTTTAGGTAACAGTAAGAATGCTGTGCTGACGCAGATCTGGATCGCCATGATCTGCTATCTACTGCTCTCGTTTGCTCGCCACAGCGCCCGGCAAGGCTGGAGCGTACAACGCATAATGCGAACACTTCAGGTGAGCTTGTTCGAACGCATACCCCTTTGGGCGCTACTTAATCCTCCTTCACTAAAGCCAGAAAAAAGGGACCCTCAAATGAGGATCCCTTTATGA
- the ruvC gene encoding crossover junction endodeoxyribonuclease RuvC, with the protein MLILGIDPGSRITGYGVIRVAGPRTEYVASGCIRISGDVLADRLQQVYAGVTEVIERYQPQEMAIEQVFMSRNADSALKLGQARGVAIVAGANRLLPVSEYAARRVKQSVVGNGGADKAQVQHMVMHLLKLPGLPQADAADALAIALCHAHTCAGQIQQARGKTAGRWRY; encoded by the coding sequence ATGCTGATATTGGGGATCGATCCCGGCTCAAGAATTACCGGCTATGGTGTCATTCGCGTGGCGGGTCCTCGTACCGAGTACGTTGCCAGTGGCTGCATCCGCATCAGTGGTGACGTTCTTGCAGATCGACTGCAGCAGGTGTATGCCGGCGTGACTGAAGTCATTGAGCGCTATCAGCCTCAGGAAATGGCCATTGAGCAGGTGTTCATGTCGCGCAATGCGGATTCGGCGCTTAAGCTGGGCCAGGCGAGGGGGGTGGCGATCGTGGCCGGTGCCAACCGCCTGCTGCCGGTATCCGAGTATGCGGCCCGTCGCGTCAAACAATCGGTGGTAGGCAATGGTGGTGCCGACAAGGCGCAGGTGCAGCACATGGTGATGCACCTGCTGAAGTTGCCGGGGCTGCCCCAGGCGGATGCGGCAGATGCGCTGGCCATCGCGCTCTGCCATGCTCATACCTGTGCGGGGCAAATTCAGCAAGCGCGCGGCAAAACGGCCGGGCGCTGGCGTTACTGA
- the ruvA gene encoding Holliday junction branch migration protein RuvA: MIGHLRGRILEKQPPWMLLDVNGVGYEVEASMNTFYKLPEVGAEVSLHTHFVVREDAQLLYGFADQQEKLLFRSLIKVNGVGPKLALSILSGISANDFIRSVHNEDTTALVRVPGVGKKTAERLIVEMKDRLSQLQLPTLTELELSSGNQSETVLVPEADHRAEAESALIALGYKPQQATRAIEQAVQALGEDAVTETLIRHALRTMVG, encoded by the coding sequence GTGATCGGACACCTCAGAGGTCGAATTCTGGAAAAACAGCCGCCCTGGATGCTGCTGGATGTTAACGGTGTGGGCTACGAGGTCGAAGCCTCGATGAACACCTTTTACAAATTGCCGGAAGTGGGAGCCGAAGTGTCACTACACACCCACTTTGTGGTGCGCGAAGACGCCCAGCTGTTGTACGGCTTTGCCGATCAGCAGGAGAAACTTCTGTTCCGCTCATTGATCAAGGTGAACGGTGTAGGCCCTAAACTGGCGCTTTCTATACTGTCCGGTATCAGTGCCAATGACTTTATCCGCAGTGTGCACAACGAAGACACAACGGCGCTGGTGCGGGTGCCGGGAGTGGGCAAAAAGACGGCGGAACGTTTGATTGTTGAAATGAAAGACCGCCTCAGTCAGCTGCAGCTGCCGACCTTGACCGAGCTGGAGCTGAGCAGTGGCAACCAGTCCGAGACGGTTTTGGTTCCGGAAGCGGACCACCGTGCGGAAGCCGAAAGCGCGCTGATCGCACTGGGTTACAAGCCGCAGCAAGCCACACGCGCGATTGAACAGGCAGTACAGGCACTGGGAGAAGATGCGGTCACCGAAACGCTGATACGCCATGCCCTGCGTACTATGGTGGGTTGA
- the ruvB gene encoding Holliday junction branch migration DNA helicase RuvB — protein sequence MRIEADRFITPMAAPAEEVQDRAIRPKLLKDYEGQPVVREQMEIFIHAARNRNEALDHTLIFGPPGLGKTTLANIIAHEMGAQIRTTSGPVLEKAGDLAALLTNLEAGDVLFIDEIHRLSPNVEEVLYPAMEDYQLDIMIGEGPAARSIKLDLPPFTLVGATTRAGLLTSPLRDRFGIVQRLEYYSIQDLTGIVMRSGQLSGTHIDEDGAREVARRSRGTPRIANRLLRRARDFAEVKGDGRITKDIADLALNMLNVDERGFDHMDRRLLLAMIEKFGGGPVGIDSLAAAISEERDTIEDVLEPYLIQQGFMMRTPRGRVVTDHAYVHFGIERPD from the coding sequence ATGAGAATTGAAGCCGACCGTTTTATTACGCCCATGGCGGCGCCTGCCGAAGAGGTTCAGGATCGTGCCATACGCCCCAAGCTGCTCAAGGATTATGAAGGGCAGCCTGTGGTACGTGAGCAGATGGAAATTTTTATCCATGCGGCACGCAACCGGAACGAAGCGCTGGATCATACGCTGATTTTCGGCCCGCCCGGGCTTGGTAAAACTACACTGGCCAATATCATCGCTCATGAGATGGGCGCGCAGATCCGCACCACTTCCGGCCCGGTGCTGGAGAAGGCCGGTGATCTGGCAGCCTTGTTGACCAACCTTGAAGCTGGTGACGTGCTGTTTATTGACGAAATACACCGACTAAGCCCCAATGTTGAAGAAGTACTCTATCCGGCGATGGAAGACTACCAACTGGATATCATGATCGGTGAAGGGCCGGCGGCGCGTTCAATCAAGCTGGATCTGCCGCCTTTTACCCTGGTGGGTGCCACCACTCGGGCGGGTTTGCTCACTTCTCCCTTGCGGGACCGTTTTGGGATAGTACAACGGCTTGAGTACTACTCGATTCAGGATCTGACCGGTATCGTAATGCGCTCGGGGCAGTTGTCGGGTACCCATATCGATGAAGACGGAGCTCGAGAGGTGGCAAGACGATCACGCGGCACGCCGCGTATCGCCAACCGACTGTTGCGCCGGGCACGCGACTTTGCCGAGGTGAAGGGTGATGGCCGCATTACCAAGGATATTGCCGATCTGGCGCTGAACATGCTGAATGTGGATGAGCGTGGCTTTGACCATATGGACCGTCGTCTTTTACTGGCGATGATCGAAAAGTTCGGTGGTGGTCCGGTGGGGATCGACAGTCTTGCAGCCGCAATCAGTGAAGAACGCGATACTATCGAGGATGTGCTGGAGCCCTATCTGATCCAGCAGGGATTCATGATGCGCACCCCGCGTGGGCGCGTAGTCACTGACCATGCCTATGTCCACTTCGGGATTGAAAGGCCTGACTGA
- a CDS encoding TraR/DksA family transcriptional regulator — translation MCLSVYDDDSPLAEIIIMSAVLNHHELEGFSEELHELLTSMQEEVRDELHDIEHVRQLLRSIPPGQTELQATLEVARRLDLEHLRHHLDVIGRCNEALERINRGRYGSCCRCGETIELNRLRADPLTECCLTCQE, via the coding sequence ATGTGCCTGTCCGTCTACGATGATGACAGTCCACTAGCGGAGATCATCATCATGTCGGCCGTACTGAATCATCATGAGCTGGAAGGCTTCTCTGAGGAGCTGCATGAGCTGCTTACGTCCATGCAGGAAGAGGTCCGTGATGAGTTGCATGATATCGAGCATGTGCGTCAGCTTCTTAGATCGATCCCTCCCGGGCAGACCGAGCTGCAGGCTACACTTGAAGTCGCCAGGCGATTGGACTTGGAGCATCTGCGCCATCATCTCGATGTCATTGGGCGCTGCAACGAAGCACTGGAGCGTATCAATCGAGGTCGCTACGGCAGCTGCTGTCGCTGTGGCGAAACAATCGAGCTGAACCGTCTCAGGGCTGATCCACTCACGGAGTGCTGCCTGACTTGTCAGGAGTAG
- the ybgC gene encoding tol-pal system-associated acyl-CoA thioesterase yields the protein MCHLQPDQVDGMPFQWPLRVYIEDTDLGGIVYYVNYLKFMERARTELLRQCGGSQQALMADDIIFVVTRTECRYLAPARLDDELLVEVSIERASRVRVSFQQRIVCQADNRLLCEADVDVACVRASDMKPTRWPDNLLQSMKTVTKSLPAVEEK from the coding sequence GTGTGCCATCTGCAACCTGATCAGGTCGACGGCATGCCGTTTCAGTGGCCGCTACGTGTCTACATCGAAGATACCGATCTCGGTGGTATTGTCTACTACGTTAATTACCTGAAGTTCATGGAGCGTGCGCGCACTGAGCTGCTGCGGCAATGTGGTGGCTCTCAGCAGGCGCTGATGGCTGACGATATCATTTTTGTCGTAACACGAACCGAGTGCCGTTACTTGGCCCCTGCACGTCTGGATGATGAACTTCTGGTCGAAGTGAGTATCGAACGGGCGAGCAGGGTGAGGGTATCCTTTCAGCAGCGTATTGTCTGCCAGGCGGATAATCGTCTGCTGTGTGAGGCTGATGTGGATGTTGCCTGTGTGCGCGCTTCAGACATGAAGCCGACACGATGGCCTGATAACCTGCTTCAATCCATGAAAACTGTTACCAAGTCACTGCCTGCTGTCGAGGAGAAATAA
- the tolQ gene encoding protein TolQ, which produces MEGKLPIWSLVENASLTVQFIMVLLFLASFISWVMIFQRHQVLRKARRSMRQFEDRFWSGVDLAQLFRDVNQSPNTICGAENIFRAGLQEFTRLTQKANREPDVVMNGVQRAMRVAMAREEEKLERHLPFLATVGSTAPYMGLFGTVWGVMNAFRGLATVQHAAISVVAPGIAEALITTAIGLFAAIPAVVAYNRFASQAESLLSNYETFADEFSSILYRRVHSV; this is translated from the coding sequence ATGGAAGGCAAACTGCCAATCTGGAGTCTCGTTGAAAATGCGAGCCTCACCGTTCAATTCATTATGGTGCTGCTGTTCCTGGCCTCGTTTATTTCATGGGTGATGATTTTTCAGCGCCACCAGGTGCTGCGCAAGGCACGCCGCTCCATGCGTCAGTTTGAGGATCGCTTCTGGTCGGGAGTGGATCTGGCTCAGCTGTTCCGTGATGTGAACCAGTCTCCCAATACGATCTGTGGGGCGGAGAATATCTTTCGTGCGGGTCTGCAGGAATTTACTCGGCTGACTCAGAAGGCCAACCGTGAGCCGGATGTAGTGATGAACGGTGTTCAGCGCGCCATGCGTGTTGCCATGGCGCGTGAAGAAGAAAAGCTGGAGCGTCATTTGCCGTTTTTGGCCACCGTGGGTTCAACCGCTCCGTATATGGGGCTGTTCGGTACCGTTTGGGGGGTTATGAACGCCTTCCGTGGACTGGCAACCGTTCAACATGCCGCCATCTCGGTAGTGGCGCCGGGTATTGCTGAGGCTCTTATCACTACTGCGATCGGTCTGTTTGCCGCAATACCGGCGGTGGTGGCCTATAACCGTTTTGCCTCCCAAGCCGAGTCTCTGTTGAGTAACTATGAAACCTTTGCCGATGAGTTTTCCAGCATTCTCTACCGGCGTGTGCACTCCGTCTGA
- the tolR gene encoding protein TolR gives MDWRPRKQRKINAEINVVPYIEVMTVLLVIFMLTSPMLTQGVDVNLPQAGAEPVETEDEEPLVLTVDREGQYYINVGGDDRVPISREEVASRVGKVLASAPRKLLLVRGDRDASYDQVVQLMVLLQQEGATSVGLVTE, from the coding sequence ATGGATTGGCGTCCACGCAAGCAACGCAAAATCAACGCGGAAATCAATGTTGTCCCTTATATTGAGGTGATGACCGTACTACTGGTCATTTTCATGCTGACTTCGCCAATGTTGACTCAAGGGGTAGATGTGAATCTGCCTCAGGCCGGTGCCGAGCCAGTGGAAACGGAAGACGAAGAGCCTCTGGTGCTGACGGTTGATCGTGAAGGACAGTATTACATCAACGTGGGAGGTGATGACCGGGTCCCAATTAGCCGTGAGGAGGTGGCCAGCCGTGTCGGAAAAGTGCTGGCCAGCGCACCACGAAAACTGTTGCTGGTAAGAGGTGATCGGGACGCAAGCTATGATCAGGTAGTGCAACTGATGGTATTGCTGCAGCAGGAAGGGGCAACCAGTGTTGGCCTGGTGACGGAATAG
- the tolA gene encoding cell envelope integrity protein TolA — translation MRSYILPFMLAFVVHAAAFSLISMNWDRPAEPVRSAPRHIQAEMIDLKALAQQQAAQEQIARQQAEQKRKAEEARQRREREAVEQRQQELARKQAEADARKRAEQQAEQKRQQEQARQKAEEQKRQAELAARKKAEAEAAKRKAQEQAKREAEEAKRKAEATARAEAERRKQQQQAEADLQRKLAAERAEAQARAEQASQAVIGDIQSYIQAVLQDSWRIPSTARNGMEAVVAIHFLPSGEVDQAYIHTSSGNAQFDSSAVQAVLRAHSFPRVADVDPLLFERRLRKLLVKFRPEGLRW, via the coding sequence ATGCGAAGCTATATTTTGCCCTTTATGCTGGCTTTTGTTGTGCATGCGGCAGCATTTTCACTGATCAGCATGAACTGGGATCGGCCGGCTGAGCCGGTACGTTCAGCTCCCCGTCATATCCAGGCGGAGATGATAGACCTCAAGGCTCTGGCTCAGCAGCAGGCGGCACAGGAGCAGATTGCTCGCCAGCAGGCTGAGCAAAAGCGCAAGGCGGAAGAGGCCCGTCAGCGTCGCGAACGTGAGGCGGTTGAACAGCGCCAGCAAGAACTTGCACGCAAGCAGGCAGAAGCCGACGCACGTAAGCGTGCGGAGCAGCAGGCCGAACAGAAACGACAGCAAGAGCAGGCGCGACAAAAAGCGGAAGAACAAAAGCGTCAGGCTGAGCTGGCTGCTCGCAAGAAAGCGGAGGCAGAAGCGGCGAAACGCAAGGCGCAGGAACAGGCTAAGCGTGAAGCCGAAGAGGCCAAGCGCAAGGCCGAAGCAACTGCCAGAGCTGAAGCAGAGCGCCGCAAGCAGCAGCAACAGGCTGAGGCAGATCTGCAGCGTAAGCTGGCTGCCGAGCGCGCGGAAGCACAGGCTCGCGCTGAGCAGGCTTCTCAGGCAGTAATTGGAGATATACAGTCCTACATTCAGGCTGTATTGCAGGACAGCTGGCGTATTCCGTCAACCGCTCGCAACGGAATGGAAGCAGTAGTGGCGATACACTTTCTGCCAAGCGGTGAGGTGGATCAGGCCTATATTCATACCAGCAGTGGCAATGCACAGTTCGACAGCTCTGCGGTGCAGGCCGTGCTGAGAGCACACAGCTTTCCAAGGGTTGCGGATGTCGATCCACTGCTGTTTGAGCGTCGATTACGTAAACTTTTAGTCAAATTCAGGCCGGAGGGGCTGAGGTGGTAA
- the tolB gene encoding Tol-Pal system beta propeller repeat protein TolB: MVRIKQLFAAFTLLLVAQLVQAELMVEVTQGVEAPTSIAVVPFGNNTGSALAEDVAQVVGQNLERSGFFSAMPRDNMLSFPTRRDDVYFRDWRVSKMDYVVIGRIDSVGDQLSLRFELYDVLREQQVLAEQVSATASSLRDAAHYMADRIFEQLTGLKGAFATKVVYVTAEQLGDQKQRYRLQLADWDGARAQTILESAQPIMSPAWSMDGSKLAYVSFETGRPAIYVQYLATGKRERIQSFPGLNGAPAWSPDGNRLALVLSRDGNPEIYLLDLRSRQLQRLTQHYGIDTEPAWSPDGRSLIFTSDRGGQPQIYRLGLEDRKLERLTFDGNYNARGRLTQDGRFLTMVHRSSGGGNGFNIAVQDLKTGRLDILTRSGMAESPSIAPNGSVVIYATQEGTRGVLAAASLDGRVQFRMPVDRGDVREPAWSPYLQ, translated from the coding sequence GTGGTAAGGATCAAGCAACTGTTTGCAGCGTTTACATTGCTGCTCGTCGCGCAGCTGGTGCAGGCTGAGCTCATGGTAGAGGTAACTCAGGGGGTTGAGGCGCCGACCTCCATTGCTGTTGTGCCGTTTGGGAATAATACTGGCTCAGCGCTGGCGGAAGATGTGGCACAAGTGGTCGGTCAAAATCTGGAGCGCAGTGGCTTCTTCAGTGCCATGCCGCGTGACAATATGCTGAGCTTTCCGACTCGCCGTGATGATGTGTACTTCAGAGATTGGCGCGTGTCCAAAATGGATTATGTGGTGATCGGGCGTATTGACTCAGTGGGTGATCAGCTCAGCTTGCGTTTTGAGTTGTACGATGTGCTGCGTGAGCAGCAGGTGCTGGCTGAACAGGTCAGTGCAACCGCCTCAAGCTTGCGGGATGCCGCCCACTATATGGCAGACAGGATTTTTGAGCAGCTTACAGGCCTTAAAGGCGCCTTTGCGACTAAGGTGGTGTACGTCACGGCGGAGCAGTTGGGTGATCAGAAGCAGCGTTATCGCCTGCAGCTGGCGGACTGGGATGGCGCTCGAGCGCAAACCATACTGGAGTCTGCCCAGCCAATCATGTCACCGGCATGGTCAATGGATGGCAGCAAGCTGGCATATGTGTCCTTTGAAACAGGGCGTCCTGCCATTTACGTACAATACCTTGCAACCGGCAAACGCGAGCGCATTCAGTCCTTCCCGGGTCTGAATGGTGCACCCGCCTGGTCGCCTGATGGCAACCGTTTGGCGCTGGTGTTGTCGCGTGATGGCAACCCGGAAATCTATCTTCTGGATCTGCGCAGTCGCCAGCTGCAGCGTCTGACTCAGCATTACGGTATTGATACCGAACCGGCATGGTCTCCAGATGGGCGCTCGTTGATTTTCACCTCTGATCGGGGCGGTCAGCCACAGATCTACCGCCTGGGGCTTGAGGATCGCAAGCTGGAAAGACTCACATTTGATGGTAACTACAATGCCAGGGGACGCCTGACTCAGGATGGGCGATTCCTGACCATGGTTCATCGCAGTAGTGGCGGTGGCAATGGCTTTAATATAGCGGTACAGGATTTGAAAACGGGGCGACTGGATATACTCACTCGCTCCGGCATGGCCGAATCACCCAGTATCGCGCCTAACGGCAGTGTGGTCATTTATGCCACACAGGAAGGAACGCGCGGAGTGCTGGCGGCCGCATCACTGGATGGTCGGGTTCAATTCAGAATGCCGGTTGACAGGGGTGATGTACGAGAACCTGCCTGGTCACCCTACTTGCAGTAG
- the pal gene encoding peptidoglycan-associated lipoprotein Pal translates to MRVVNLSKAVALTAAMVWAAGCSTTSTSTDAGGAAGDGTSASGANTYGTSGSRVSGAIVTAEDLQQLRTVFYFDFDQAVVRQEGFSDLEAHARYLSQNPSASVRLEGHADERGTREYNMALGERRAKAVERLLVVNGAGNSQVESISFGEEKPAVVGHSADAWGKNRRVELIYQSK, encoded by the coding sequence ATGCGGGTAGTCAATCTGAGCAAAGCGGTTGCCCTGACGGCAGCCATGGTGTGGGCTGCAGGCTGTAGCACCACCAGTACTTCTACTGACGCGGGTGGTGCGGCAGGTGATGGTACTTCTGCTTCTGGTGCCAATACTTATGGCACCTCAGGTAGTCGTGTCAGCGGTGCCATTGTGACAGCCGAAGATCTGCAGCAGCTGCGCACCGTGTTCTATTTCGACTTCGACCAGGCCGTAGTGCGTCAGGAAGGATTCTCTGATCTTGAAGCTCATGCCCGCTATCTGTCCCAGAACCCTTCGGCATCCGTACGCCTGGAAGGTCATGCTGATGAGCGCGGTACCCGTGAATACAACATGGCATTGGGTGAGCGTCGTGCGAAGGCCGTTGAGCGTCTGCTGGTTGTGAATGGTGCAGGCAATTCACAGGTAGAAAGCATCAGCTTTGGTGAAGAAAAACCGGCTGTTGTCGGTCACTCCGCTGACGCTTGGGGCAAAAACCGTCGTGTTGAACTGATTTACCAGAGCAAGTGA
- the ybgF gene encoding tol-pal system protein YbgF: MKSAATAKATVLLVLASSWSYAAPVPVIEITETPVVPRTGGTQPLQVQSAAGYSVQNELLFSLQQLQDEVRMLRGALEEQQHKVERLEQQQRERYRDMDRRISLLMSAVPDDALLAAQGNPEQPKQTAGLPNVTDNAELNASVEGVAAGDAAAYDKAYSHVRQREFDQAEKSFELFLNDYPNSSLVPNAWYWLGEVKLAQGKVEAATSAFNQVVTGYPGHAKAADALYKLGVLAERGGDGAAARALMKRVQDEYPQTSAAGLARSFLSNQQ, translated from the coding sequence ATGAAAAGTGCCGCAACAGCCAAGGCTACCGTCCTGCTGGTGCTGGCGTCATCCTGGTCGTATGCGGCCCCGGTGCCGGTGATAGAAATCACCGAGACACCGGTGGTTCCACGTACAGGAGGAACGCAGCCATTACAGGTGCAGAGTGCGGCTGGCTATTCGGTCCAGAATGAACTGCTGTTCAGTCTGCAGCAACTTCAGGATGAAGTCAGGATGCTGCGCGGAGCGCTGGAAGAGCAGCAGCATAAGGTCGAACGGCTTGAGCAGCAGCAGCGTGAGCGTTACAGAGATATGGATCGTCGTATCAGCTTGCTGATGTCAGCGGTGCCGGATGACGCGCTGTTGGCAGCCCAAGGTAATCCAGAACAGCCTAAACAGACAGCGGGTCTGCCCAATGTGACTGATAATGCTGAATTGAATGCCTCTGTAGAAGGTGTTGCTGCTGGTGATGCGGCAGCCTACGACAAGGCCTACAGTCATGTGCGTCAGCGTGAGTTTGATCAGGCGGAAAAGTCGTTTGAGCTGTTTTTGAACGACTATCCGAACAGTTCGCTTGTGCCCAATGCCTGGTACTGGCTCGGCGAAGTAAAGCTGGCTCAGGGTAAGGTTGAAGCTGCAACGAGCGCCTTCAATCAGGTGGTTACGGGCTATCCGGGTCACGCCAAGGCTGCCGATGCGCTCTATAAGCTGGGTGTGTTGGCTGAGCGTGGTGGTGATGGTGCTGCGGCCAGAGCGTTGATGAAGCGGGTGCAGGATGAGTATCCGCAAACGTCTGCGGCTGGTCTGGCTCGAAGTTTCCTCTCCAATCAACAGTGA
- the queC gene encoding 7-cyano-7-deazaguanine synthase QueC has protein sequence MKQSEKRAVVLLSGGLDSATALAMAMEQGYSCHVLSFDYGQRSVTELNAARAIAAQAGVSEHRVLRLHLEDFGGSALTDTSIDVPEDQAEGVPVTYVPARNTVFLSLALGWAEVLDADAIFIGVNAVDYSGYPDCRPEFIEAFERMANLATRRGINGDPVHIETPLMHLTKADIIRHGTALGIDYALTVSCYQADMEGRACGRCDSCRLRAKGFEDAGVVDPTRYV, from the coding sequence ATGAAACAAAGTGAAAAACGTGCAGTTGTACTGCTTTCGGGTGGTCTTGATTCGGCAACTGCATTGGCGATGGCCATGGAACAGGGCTATAGCTGTCATGTGCTCAGCTTCGACTATGGTCAGCGTTCGGTGACCGAGTTGAATGCGGCACGCGCGATTGCAGCCCAGGCTGGTGTCAGTGAACACAGAGTGTTGCGATTGCATCTGGAGGATTTTGGCGGCTCGGCACTGACCGATACCAGTATCGATGTACCCGAAGATCAGGCTGAAGGCGTTCCGGTTACTTATGTGCCTGCACGCAACACGGTTTTTTTGTCTCTGGCGCTTGGGTGGGCAGAGGTGCTGGATGCCGATGCCATCTTTATCGGTGTAAATGCAGTCGACTATTCCGGCTACCCTGATTGTCGCCCGGAGTTTATAGAAGCGTTTGAGCGCATGGCCAACCTGGCGACGCGACGTGGCATCAATGGCGACCCCGTACATATCGAAACACCACTGATGCATCTCACCAAGGCGGACATTATCCGCCACGGCACTGCGTTGGGTATTGATTATGCGCTCACAGTTTCATGCTATCAGGCCGATATGGAAGGGCGTGCCTGTGGTCGGTGTGATAGCTGCCGTCTGCGTGCCAAGGGGTTTGAGGATGCAGGTGTTGTGGATCCGACCCGTTATGTTTGA